In one window of Arachis ipaensis cultivar K30076 chromosome B06, Araip1.1, whole genome shotgun sequence DNA:
- the LOC107647926 gene encoding cytokinin dehydrogenase 1 isoform X1: protein MSSKHVIIVIITHLFTKFLKTFLLLISFILHKADSGYNNNSIGTSIFQRPYHYDQIVSSLQKLPLDGSLSLSNNDAVASDFGNIYHFPPLAVLNPVSVSDISRAIKHVTELSEPGLKVAARGHGHSLQGQSQAEGGIVINMESLAEKTAAVVVVNNGEFVPYVDVSAGELWINILHETLKHGLAPKSWTDYLHLTVGGTLSNAGISGQAFRHGPQINNVFQLEVVTGKGEVVTCSETRNTELYYSVLGGLGQFGIITRARISLEAAPKTVKWIRMLYSEFSMFARDQEYLISLENTFDYIEGFVIINRTGILNNWRSSFNPRDPLQASQFISDGRTFYCLEVAKYFNPDETQFMNQIVENLLSELSYIPWTLFQSEVSYVQFLDRVHVSEKQLRSKGLWEVPHPWLNLLIPRTHIHHFAQEVFGNILKDTSNGPILIYPVNQTRWNRKTSLVTPEEDIFYLVAFLSSAMPLARGSESLEHILTQNKRILEFCTNAKLGVKQYLPHYTTQEEWKAHFGSKWEAFVQRKTAYDPLALLAPGQRIFQKALSTSC from the exons ATGTCTTCAAAacatgttattattgttattattactcaTCTATTTACAAAATTCTTAAAAACTTTCTTACTCCTTATTAGTTTCATACTCCACAAAGCAGATTCCGGCTACAACAACAATTCTATTGGAACATCAATATTTCAACGACCTTATCATTATGATCAGATTGTATCTTCGTTGCAAAAACTCCCTCTAGACGGCTCCTTAAGCTTGAGTAACAACGACGCGGTCGCCAGTGACTTTGGAAACATATACCATTTCCCTCCTCTAGCAGTCCTTAACCCGGTATCAGTATCCGACATATCACGTGCCATAAAGCACGTGACGGAATTATCTGAACCGGGTCTGAAGGTCGCTGCTAGAGGACACGGACATTCCCTCCAAGGGCAGTCACAAGCAGAAGGAGGGATAGTGATCAACATGGAGTCATTAGCTGAAAAAACAGCAGCAGTAGTGGTAGTTAACAATGGAGAATTTGTTCCATATGTGGATGTTTCAGCGGGTGAGTTATGGATTAACATTCTGCATGAGACTCTTAAGCATGGTTTAGCACCGAAATCTTGGACGGATTATCTTCATCTCACTGTTGGTGGAACTCTATCAAATGCTGGAATAAGTGGTCAAGCTTTCAGGCATGGACCCCAGATCAATAACGTCTTTCAGCTTGAAGTTGTTACag GGAAAGGAGAGGTGGTTACATGCTCAGAGACAAGAAACACAGAGCTTTATTACAGTGTTCTTGGAGGGCTTGGCCAATTTGGAATCATCACTAGGGCAAGGATTTCTCTTGAAGCAGCACCTAAGACGGTGAAATGGATTAGGATGCTGTACTCAGAGTTTTCAATGTTTGCAAGGGACCAAGAGTATTTGATATCTCTTGAGAACACATTTGATTATATTGAAGGATTTGTGATCATAAATAGAACTGGTATCCTTAATAATTGGAGATCTTCTTTCAACCCCAGAGACCCACTTCAGGCCAGCCAATTCATTTCAGATGGAAGAACCTTCTATTGTCTTGAGGTGGCAAAATATTTCAACCCAGATGAAACTCAATTCATGAACCAG ATAGTTGAGAATTTGTTGTCAGAGCTGAGTTACATTCCATGGACACTCTTCCAATCAGAAGTTTCTTACGTGCAATTCCTAGATAGAGTGCATGTTTCTGAGAAACAGTTAAGATCAAAGGGATTATGGGAAGTTCCACACCCTTGGCTAAACCTTCTAATTCCAAGGACTCACATTCATCACTTTGCTCAAGAGGTCTTTGGCAATATCCTCAAAGACACAAGCAATGGCCCCATACTCATCTACCCTGTCAACCAAACAAG GTGGAACAGGAAAACATCTTTGGTAACGCCAGAGGAGGATATATTTTACCTAGTGGCATTTTTATCTTCAGCAATGCCATTAGCAAGAGGCTCAGAGAGCTTAGAACACATCCTAACACAAAACAAAAGGATCCTAGAATTTTGCACAAATGCCAAGCTTGGAGTGAAGCAGTATCTCCCACATTACACCACACAGGAAGAGTGGAAAGCACACTTTGGGTCAAAATGGGAAGCATTTGTGCAAAGAAAAACAGCATATGACCCACTAGCACTGCTTGCCCCTGGCCAGAGAATCTTTCAAAAGGCATTGTCTACCTCTTGTTAg
- the LOC107647926 gene encoding cytokinin dehydrogenase 1 isoform X2 has protein sequence MSSKHVIIVIITHLFTKFLKTFLLLISFILHKADSGYNNNSIGTSIFQRPYHYDQIVSSLQKLPLDGSLSLSNNDAVASDFGNIYHFPPLAVLNPVSVSDISRAIKHVTELSEPGLKVAARGHGHSLQGQSQAEGGIVINMESLAEKTAAVVVVNNGEFVPYVDVSAGELWINILHETLKHGLAPKSWTDYLHLTVGGTLSNAGISGQAFRHGPQINNVFQLEVVTGEVVTCSETRNTELYYSVLGGLGQFGIITRARISLEAAPKTVKWIRMLYSEFSMFARDQEYLISLENTFDYIEGFVIINRTGILNNWRSSFNPRDPLQASQFISDGRTFYCLEVAKYFNPDETQFMNQIVENLLSELSYIPWTLFQSEVSYVQFLDRVHVSEKQLRSKGLWEVPHPWLNLLIPRTHIHHFAQEVFGNILKDTSNGPILIYPVNQTRWNRKTSLVTPEEDIFYLVAFLSSAMPLARGSESLEHILTQNKRILEFCTNAKLGVKQYLPHYTTQEEWKAHFGSKWEAFVQRKTAYDPLALLAPGQRIFQKALSTSC, from the exons ATGTCTTCAAAacatgttattattgttattattactcaTCTATTTACAAAATTCTTAAAAACTTTCTTACTCCTTATTAGTTTCATACTCCACAAAGCAGATTCCGGCTACAACAACAATTCTATTGGAACATCAATATTTCAACGACCTTATCATTATGATCAGATTGTATCTTCGTTGCAAAAACTCCCTCTAGACGGCTCCTTAAGCTTGAGTAACAACGACGCGGTCGCCAGTGACTTTGGAAACATATACCATTTCCCTCCTCTAGCAGTCCTTAACCCGGTATCAGTATCCGACATATCACGTGCCATAAAGCACGTGACGGAATTATCTGAACCGGGTCTGAAGGTCGCTGCTAGAGGACACGGACATTCCCTCCAAGGGCAGTCACAAGCAGAAGGAGGGATAGTGATCAACATGGAGTCATTAGCTGAAAAAACAGCAGCAGTAGTGGTAGTTAACAATGGAGAATTTGTTCCATATGTGGATGTTTCAGCGGGTGAGTTATGGATTAACATTCTGCATGAGACTCTTAAGCATGGTTTAGCACCGAAATCTTGGACGGATTATCTTCATCTCACTGTTGGTGGAACTCTATCAAATGCTGGAATAAGTGGTCAAGCTTTCAGGCATGGACCCCAGATCAATAACGTCTTTCAGCTTGAAGTTGTTACag GAGAGGTGGTTACATGCTCAGAGACAAGAAACACAGAGCTTTATTACAGTGTTCTTGGAGGGCTTGGCCAATTTGGAATCATCACTAGGGCAAGGATTTCTCTTGAAGCAGCACCTAAGACGGTGAAATGGATTAGGATGCTGTACTCAGAGTTTTCAATGTTTGCAAGGGACCAAGAGTATTTGATATCTCTTGAGAACACATTTGATTATATTGAAGGATTTGTGATCATAAATAGAACTGGTATCCTTAATAATTGGAGATCTTCTTTCAACCCCAGAGACCCACTTCAGGCCAGCCAATTCATTTCAGATGGAAGAACCTTCTATTGTCTTGAGGTGGCAAAATATTTCAACCCAGATGAAACTCAATTCATGAACCAG ATAGTTGAGAATTTGTTGTCAGAGCTGAGTTACATTCCATGGACACTCTTCCAATCAGAAGTTTCTTACGTGCAATTCCTAGATAGAGTGCATGTTTCTGAGAAACAGTTAAGATCAAAGGGATTATGGGAAGTTCCACACCCTTGGCTAAACCTTCTAATTCCAAGGACTCACATTCATCACTTTGCTCAAGAGGTCTTTGGCAATATCCTCAAAGACACAAGCAATGGCCCCATACTCATCTACCCTGTCAACCAAACAAG GTGGAACAGGAAAACATCTTTGGTAACGCCAGAGGAGGATATATTTTACCTAGTGGCATTTTTATCTTCAGCAATGCCATTAGCAAGAGGCTCAGAGAGCTTAGAACACATCCTAACACAAAACAAAAGGATCCTAGAATTTTGCACAAATGCCAAGCTTGGAGTGAAGCAGTATCTCCCACATTACACCACACAGGAAGAGTGGAAAGCACACTTTGGGTCAAAATGGGAAGCATTTGTGCAAAGAAAAACAGCATATGACCCACTAGCACTGCTTGCCCCTGGCCAGAGAATCTTTCAAAAGGCATTGTCTACCTCTTGTTAg